The sequence gtTCCCCAACTGTCCCTAGAGCAAACAATTTGGAatacgtctgagtcctatccctaaccaaGTTTCATTCTCGtagctcgcgtaagacaacacaatgtcctaccaaccacatatcccctcattgggatacctcatgaccacacaaggatcatcaacatgccacaagggctgccacaaaggccaataAATGTCCtaaaggaccgcctaaacagacaacattggctaaacaacccaccacaaaggtcacacaattggctaaaaagcccaccacaaaggccacacaattggctaaacaacccgccacaaaggccacacaatgtctcaaaagaccgccacacacgagCACAAAATGACTCAATAGTCAGCCACGAAGGCCAAAAAAGCCCCACCAAGGCTCataaccactaaaaatggacaaatactaactcccataaaacttttcatttttagaactttccacttttagaaatttctatttcaggaaacatTCCTTTTCAATACCAGCTTCATGGAAACTCGTACCCCGAACAGCACCTCATCTTGTTaattagtcgcacaaccaaccacccctaagcgaccaagtaaccAGAGatatgggctggaatactccattcccgctccagccatggactacaactgggaccaggctagacaagttcaagacgcgacctgcttctcaaaccacttcttgaaccttgccttcatcctcgaatctggctcccaagtctgctcctccacaccatcattGTCCTATAGGAATcacatcaaaggaatcttcttcttccgaagttccttgatcctcctctcgagaaccctcactggtctcgcctccaaagtcatgttagacTGAAGATCCTcaagaatcttagccaacaactgatcatccttgCGGAGATCGTTGTGTTGGCCATGGAAAGCTGCTCATTTGACTTGTTCTTCACGTAGGTGGTGAACATCGTCTTGTCAGAGCATATGTGTGTTGTAGCACGAGTCTCATAGTACCAATCCACTGGATTGTCTTCCACCATGTTACATTCATTAACCACTGCAACTATGTCTTCTTCAGTTAGGTTTGGCTGGCTCTGGATATCCTTGGCTTCGCTTTTGAAAACTTCAGCCTTGTCCCCAATCTTGCCACAATGATGACACTTTCCTTTAAACTTCCTCTCAAGGTTGATCTTCTTGAAGTTTGTTGCAGATGATGCCATCAAGGCCTTATGAGAAATAAAGATCCCTTTAACCTTGCCTTTCAGCTTGGCATTATGCTCAACAACATGGACATCATGCCTTTAATTTTGAGCACCTAAATGAGCCCCATAATTGTTGTCCTCAATTCTCAACCTTCGGCTGAGATCATCAAGAGACATTGCCTTACATTTTAAGTTAAGATATTTCTTGAAATACGACCAACCTTGTGGTAGCTTCTCGATCAAGACATTCGTTTTGAAGACGTTGTAGATCGACTTCCCTTCCAACTCTATCTCTTGAAAGATGAGTTGAAGAGCCTCCACTTGTTCCATACTTGGTTTCAAATCCAACATCTTGAAGTTTAGAAACTTCGTAGTTGAATATTTCTGCATCCTAAAGTCATCAGTCTTGTATATACACTCCAAAGCCAGCCACAATGCTTTTGAAGTTTGGTATATACTGTAGAGCTCGTAAAGATCATTGACCCAACGGTTCAGAATCTGATATTTGCAACAATAGTCCCCTTGAGCCCAGTCATCGATACTCCTAACCATATACACATCTGTAGCGCCTTGTAGAAGCGTTGGTGGATCCTCTGTGAGTTATATTTCCATGTTCATGTTGGCCAGATAGTAGTGCTTCTTGTTTTACCAAGTTTTGAACCCAACTTTGCAaccaaaccctcccccaaatataaattaaacagtCCATTGTGTAagagaaaattgaaaaatgatttgaaaatcaaaacaacacaaaacaacaaacagtGCAATGTTATCAACAATGGAATGGTGAAAGAGGTACCTCAAGTTGCTGGAAGAAGTTGCTAACATCACTATTCATGCTGTCATAGCTGTAACAAGGAACATTCTCATCATCAAACTGAATTTCGGGAGGAGACGAAGGGTACTCAATCTGGCACCCAGACATGCGCTCGGCCGAGCGTCTTGGAGGTGATGGTAGAGCGTCTGGTCGAACATAGTGAGACGGATAGAAATTCTCTCCTGGATAACCATAGTACTTAGGCGAGCATAGGCAGGATCAACATGGTATTCTAGCTGATAAGAAGGATAAGCTTGACCATAGTGATGATAGCCTGGATAGCCATAGTGAGTTGGTCGAGTGCCTCAGAAACTATTGTTCTAGGGGAGATAAACCTCTTCTTTGCTGCATAGTGAtacgcccaaattcgaggatcactcaggcggattagaaaagatagaaactcgccaaggtgcaaggtgcaacaagggagatttaacagattgaggggtcgcacagcagttgcaaaaggctgctgatattcccaactccaatcgctgctagatatgacacactaatccagcaagaggaggctgttgcttggatattacacaccgaGAAATAAGGAAGTGTTCtggacaaagaacaaagagatagactaataaaatgaaaagaaaaatttgattgatgattctcaaatgagatgacatgtgtttatataaggataaaaaacttggtaacaaggtcaagtattaattgttcttgaaactaaaagataataaagatagatatttgaatgaagacccaactcttgaagttttccTTCCCTAGGtatccttcccaaggtgagttgaactccattctCGTCActtctctttgaccacaaaataaagtgattatttggGGCTTTCTTGGGTTttattaggctcaaagtgggctggactagataggtatcatccccaatagattTTCCCATgatctctttggccataagttCTTGAATTAGCCCATGAAGTGTATTCCTTAGCTTCCTAGCTTTTGTTCTAGTCATTGGTCACTCAGatacaagcaatggttcctccgcTACAAGCTCCTCTGGTTCAAGCACAACTACAagttcctcaggttcaagctcagtTACAAGCTCCTCCTCCTTAGCTCCAACAATTATCACATCACATAGGCTCATATGACGATGTTATAGGCATGGTTCTTGTTGAATTGCTTCTTCTAAAATTCTCACCAGTTTCTGAAGATGTAGCTCCCTCCTTTAGCTCTTTAATTTGATCACCCATGGGCTTCATTGAGTAagacatcttcatcatcttatCCTTCAAAGAATTAATGGTCTTACCATGCCATTTGTTCAAACGCTGAAGAAGACTGACCATTCTACTAGTCTCTAttactcctctactatcccttgggtgAGGTTCATAATCCACAAAGTTGCACTACTCTTCCTCATCCTCCATTTCTACATCCTCtctttcttcacttcttctcaAAGGTGTTGTTCTATCAAATAGAAGCTTAGTTGTTGGCCAAAACTCAATATTGAGCCCAGACCTTATTGTAGTTGCTTGGACATTGGGAAGAAAAATATGAGCCTTCCCAACTGCAAGGTGATCAAAGTTGAAGAGATTATGGCCTTGAGATTTCTCCTTTGCTAGAATGACGGCAATAGTGAGGTGTGGGATATCAATCCACTTTGGCATGGTCTCCTTGGGTTTGGCTGGGAGTGGCAAGTTCACAGATACCAGAATGGGTGTGATGATTCCTCCTATACAAACCTCTCCAATTGAACCTTTCCTATACAAGTTAGCTGCCCACACCTTGTACTAAGCCAATTGATCAATTAAGGTCATGGCATGGTCTGAATCAGCTCTATTCCATATAGAGCCTTTCAATCTCTTGTTGAAGGCAAAATCCCACAAAGTGCTATATCTATCATCTTAAGTTCTTTctcattgagatttccagtCTGCTTCATAACAAAGAAGGTGTTAGCTAAAGCTCTATGGAAATACCTTAAAACTAGACTTCTTATTTGTGAGCTCTTGGTGTTGGAGGAGTAGTAGGGCTTCTTGTCTCTAATTGTTTGCCATAATGAGTGGAGCTCATCCTTTGGAATGAAAATGTCCAGTTCAGTTCCAACATCGAACCCATAAAACTGTGCAACTTCCTTGATTGTGAGCTCATAATGATGTCCTTTGATTGTGAAGGTGATGAAGTATGGTTCTTTCTCCACATCTGGTTCATCCTCAAAGGTATTTATCCTAAGAGAGGCTAAGAATTCACTATGCTCCTCTTGGTAGGCCTCCAAGTGCATGCTCATAATCTGCTCAACTTGCACTTTTCAAAAAGAAACCCCACATCTTCTGTTATCCCAAGCTTCTCCAAAGTCTCCTTTTGTGGTTATCtagttcccttgaactgcatgCTCTTGAAGGCTTGGTAAATCTGTTTAGTTGAAAACTCCTTAGGGTTTTGCGGATGGTGTGGTGTTGTGAGTTCTTCTTGCTCTTTTTAACTATCACCTTCATTTCTTAGAGATTCTTCAGCTCGCCTCTTCCCCTTGGCATCCCGCACCACTAGAACTCGACCTCTACATAACATCAAACTTCCGCTTGTGCTCGTTACTTTGACACCCCGGTGTCAGAGACTTGTGGAGATATTTAAAAGAattcaccaaagtgcacttatcttttcattcaagggtcctgagagaactccagagttaaatgtgcttgagctggagtagtctcacgATGGATGACCTTCcgagaagtgattgtcggaattgtgcgagtgagaacaaaacacatggaaagatcatgtggtgatttgtagggacggtaacaagtctttaaaaccttcaggatgtagcaaaccggccgtcagatatggatgggctcacggcctagtgagaggacatgaGGCCCATAAAAGAAGGTGGTCCCATGGACTAGGATTGGACATGggacccactaagaggtggtggtcggggcgttacaagtggtatcagagcagaacCCAAATGAGTGTgtagtcgagtgggctcacaccgtgaGATTGTGCCACCCCGGtatcagagacttgcggagaggtttaaaaaaattgttttggccacctatgtcaccaaagtgcaattatctttttggtcaaggggcctgagagaactccacagttaagcgtgctaaTGCTGGAGTgttctcaggatgggtgaccttccaaaaagtgattgtcgaaactgtacgagtgaggaaaaaacacagggaaatatcATGAGATGATTTGTaaggatggtaacaagtctttaaagcctcctggACGTAGCAAAGGACACGGATGGGCTCACAGGTCGGCTACGGATGGGCTCACAGGTCTAGTGAGAGGATGTAGACCCATTAAGAGAGGTGGGCTCATGGACTAGGAGTGAACATGGGGTCCAcagagaggtggcggtcgggacgttacaagtggtatcagaccCAAAACCAGATGAGTGTGGAGTTGAGTGGGCTCACACTCTCGAGGGTGACAGttttggtgcgcaacgaggatgTTGCGATctattagtgggggtgaattatgacaccccggtttcagagacgtgcgcagaggtttaaaaaaaaatatttggacaCCTATGTCacaaaagtgcacttatctttacGGTCAAAGagcctgagagaactccaccgTTGAGCATGCATATGCTGGAGTgttctcaggatgggtgaccttccggaaagtgactgtcggaactgtgcgagtaaggacaaaacacagggaaaaatcatgtggtgatttgtagggacgatacCAAGTCTTTACAGTTACCATgattgccgcccttgctaggaacaaaATCAGACTGCAACTGAGCCCGCCTCGGCTGCAATGAAGGATTAACCACCACAACCTATGCCCTCAAGTCATCCTACAGATCAACTGCAAATTCCACCAGCTCCACTCTCGTAGTGTAGCCTCACCCTCAACTGGGTCCT comes from Camelina sativa cultivar DH55 chromosome 19, Cs, whole genome shotgun sequence and encodes:
- the LOC104768134 gene encoding uncharacterized protein LOC104768134 is translated as MSGCQIEYPSSPPEIQFDDENVPCYSYDSMNSDVSNFFQQLEGLVAKLGSKLEDPPTLLQGATDVYMVRSIDDWAQGDYCCKYQILNRWVNDLYELYSIYQTSKALWLALECIYKTDDFRMQKYSTTKFLNFKMLDLKPSMEQVEALQLIFQEIELEGKSIYNVFKTNVLIEKLPQGWSYFKKYLNLKCKAMSLDDLSRRHDVHVVEHNAKLKGKVKGIFISHKALMASSATNFKKINLERKFKGKCHHCGKIGDKAEVFKSEAKDIQSQPNLTEEDIVAVVNECNMVEDNPVDWYYETRATTHICSDKTMFTTYVKNKSNEQLSMANTTISARMISCWLRFLRIFSLT